The following are encoded in a window of Haloplanus vescus genomic DNA:
- a CDS encoding DUF7089 family protein, which translates to MFERRSISGELEAVRADHAPDALVLDVENDFGTLPPAAAEDLGLLVESLDPAAYTTEWVPDDAPSQLHRYAGPDFTIGLPGDGTVTWTRQTDPPIVFCKARAEGTPDPFLDFLIAEALVQVGLDVPESFLPFFGERYPDLDAAIPLDAAATYQIGAALYDAWLGLQTRPIFESWQEDAPDLYDAWVDAGDRLRDRVDGLPGAIARDETDFSDATELACAAIKHGLDLPAPFAALDTSAYVDYGADYAVQWASKTFESAD; encoded by the coding sequence ATGTTCGAGCGACGGTCTATCTCGGGCGAACTCGAGGCGGTCCGCGCCGACCACGCCCCCGACGCACTCGTCTTGGACGTCGAGAACGACTTCGGGACGCTCCCGCCAGCGGCGGCGGAGGACCTCGGCCTCTTGGTCGAATCCCTCGACCCCGCGGCCTACACCACCGAGTGGGTCCCCGACGACGCGCCGAGCCAACTCCATCGCTACGCGGGGCCCGATTTCACCATCGGCCTCCCGGGCGACGGAACCGTCACGTGGACGCGACAGACCGACCCGCCTATCGTCTTCTGTAAAGCGCGCGCGGAGGGGACGCCGGACCCCTTCCTCGACTTCTTGATTGCGGAAGCGTTGGTGCAGGTCGGCCTCGACGTGCCCGAGTCGTTTCTGCCCTTCTTCGGGGAGCGGTACCCCGACCTCGACGCCGCGATTCCGCTCGACGCCGCGGCGACGTACCAAATCGGCGCGGCGCTGTACGACGCGTGGCTAGGACTCCAGACGCGGCCGATTTTCGAGAGTTGGCAGGAAGACGCTCCCGACCTCTACGACGCGTGGGTCGACGCCGGGGACCGTCTCCGCGACCGAGTCGACGGACTGCCCGGTGCCATCGCTCGCGACGAGACTGACTTCTCCGACGCGACGGAACTCGCCTGCGCCGCCATCAAACACGGACTCGACCTCCCGGCGCCCTTCGCCGCACTCGATACGTCGGCCTACGTCGACTACGGCGCCGACTACGCGGTGCAGTGGGCGAGCAAGACGTTCGAGAGTGCCGACTGA
- a CDS encoding DUF2073 domain-containing protein, producing the protein MPEATPTDVDGVQIDLISGARMENLASMEKIRLILDGVRDGNIVILEEGLSPDEESKLIEVTMTEISPDEFNGIEIETYPRSETADRSFLDRLMGRESTKKLTVIGPANQIQTLHKDENLISALVSRK; encoded by the coding sequence TTGCCGGAAGCCACTCCAACAGACGTCGACGGTGTTCAAATCGACCTCATCAGCGGCGCGCGGATGGAGAACCTCGCGAGCATGGAGAAAATACGGCTCATCCTCGACGGGGTCCGCGACGGCAACATCGTCATCCTCGAGGAGGGACTCTCCCCCGACGAGGAATCGAAGCTCATCGAGGTGACGATGACCGAAATCAGCCCCGACGAGTTCAACGGCATCGAAATCGAGACCTATCCCCGCTCCGAGACGGCGGACCGAAGCTTCCTCGACCGGCTGATGGGTCGCGAATCGACGAAGAAACTCACCGTCATCGGTCCGGCCAACCAGATTCAGACACTTCACAAGGACGAAAATCTCATCAGCGCGCTCGTGTCGCGCAAATAG
- a CDS encoding aspartate kinase: MRVVAKFGGTSLGSGDRIERAADTVARAVEAGHEIAIVASAMGSTTDELLEEITFEAEDADRAEIVSMGERTSVRMLKAALAARGVNATFVEPGTEAWPIITDEYGEVDAEETLKRAEALADELDNVVPVITGFLAQTIDGKVTTLGRGGSDTTAVMLGKFMHADEVVIVTDVEGVMTGDPRVVEGARNVGNITVDELRNLSFRGAEVVAPSALSYKDEDLTVRVVHYQHGDLLTGGTKIEGQFQNLIDMQDEPLACITVAGRALRNRPGILADLTQALRSEDINIDAVASGMDSITFYVNADLAEDAEFILHERVVEDETLSSVTVEDDFAVIRVTGGELPNRPGIILDIVQPVSEAGINIHDLITSATSVAIFVEWDDREETLDIVQNQSI, from the coding sequence ATGCGCGTAGTCGCAAAGTTCGGTGGGACGTCGCTCGGGAGCGGTGACCGGATCGAACGTGCCGCCGACACGGTCGCGAGAGCAGTCGAAGCGGGTCACGAAATCGCCATCGTCGCCAGCGCGATGGGGTCGACGACCGACGAACTCCTCGAAGAGATAACCTTCGAGGCCGAGGACGCCGACCGGGCCGAAATCGTCAGCATGGGCGAACGGACGAGCGTCCGCATGCTGAAGGCCGCACTCGCCGCCCGCGGCGTCAACGCCACGTTCGTCGAACCCGGGACCGAAGCGTGGCCCATCATCACCGACGAGTACGGCGAAGTCGACGCCGAAGAGACGCTGAAACGCGCCGAGGCGCTCGCCGACGAGCTCGACAACGTCGTCCCCGTCATCACGGGCTTTCTCGCCCAGACCATCGACGGCAAGGTGACGACGCTCGGCCGCGGCGGGAGCGACACCACCGCGGTCATGCTCGGCAAATTCATGCACGCCGACGAGGTGGTCATCGTGACCGACGTGGAGGGCGTCATGACCGGCGACCCCCGCGTCGTCGAAGGCGCGCGCAACGTCGGCAACATCACCGTCGACGAACTCCGGAACCTCTCGTTCCGTGGCGCCGAGGTGGTCGCGCCGAGTGCGCTCTCCTACAAGGACGAGGACCTCACCGTCCGCGTCGTCCACTACCAGCACGGCGACCTGCTGACCGGCGGGACGAAAATCGAGGGCCAGTTCCAGAACCTCATCGACATGCAGGACGAACCACTCGCCTGCATCACCGTCGCGGGGCGCGCACTCCGCAACCGTCCGGGCATCCTCGCCGACCTCACGCAGGCGCTCCGGAGCGAGGACATCAACATCGACGCCGTCGCCAGCGGGATGGACTCCATCACCTTCTACGTCAACGCCGACCTGGCCGAGGACGCCGAGTTCATCCTCCACGAACGCGTCGTCGAAGACGAGACGCTCTCCTCGGTCACCGTCGAGGACGACTTCGCCGTCATCCGCGTCACCGGCGGCGAACTCCCCAACCGACCCGGCATCATCCTCGACATCGTCCAACCCGTCTCCGAGGCCGGCATCAACATCCACGACCTCATCACGTCGGCCACCTCCGTCGCCATCTTCGTCGAGTGGGACGACCGAGAGGAGACGCTCGATATCGTCCAAAACCAGTCGATCTGA
- a CDS encoding S26 family signal peptidase: protein MSSDDGSRSPDERPSDSGFGDGDAVETERSGDGEEPAGPIRRVATATDGLLLVVRETTLSVGAVVAIGLLLFAISGVWPPMVAVESGSMEPHMQKGDLVFITDTGRFTPDAAHNDTGVVTRDAARETGYWKFGAHGSVVVYDNPTRGGPPVIHRAQFWVSEGENWYDRANPEYVTAPDCDAMPNCPAPNAGFVTKGDANGQYDQVNGISEPVKPEWIVGVARVRIPYLGWVRLGVSSLVLDTTPMVTVDDGRAAVGGPTAA, encoded by the coding sequence ATGAGTTCTGACGACGGTTCTCGCTCGCCAGACGAACGCCCGTCGGACTCCGGGTTCGGCGACGGTGACGCCGTCGAGACGGAGCGTTCGGGTGACGGCGAGGAACCAGCGGGGCCGATTCGCCGGGTCGCCACGGCGACCGACGGCCTGTTGCTCGTCGTGCGCGAGACGACGCTGAGCGTGGGCGCCGTCGTCGCCATCGGTCTCCTCCTCTTCGCCATCAGCGGCGTCTGGCCCCCGATGGTCGCCGTCGAGAGCGGGAGCATGGAACCCCACATGCAGAAGGGTGACCTGGTGTTCATCACCGACACCGGTCGGTTCACGCCCGACGCCGCCCACAACGACACCGGGGTCGTCACCCGCGACGCCGCCCGAGAGACGGGCTACTGGAAGTTCGGCGCCCACGGGTCGGTGGTCGTCTACGACAACCCCACGAGGGGCGGGCCACCCGTCATTCACCGGGCGCAGTTCTGGGTCAGCGAGGGCGAGAACTGGTATGACCGCGCGAACCCCGAGTACGTGACCGCGCCCGACTGCGACGCGATGCCGAACTGCCCCGCGCCGAACGCCGGGTTCGTCACCAAAGGCGACGCCAACGGGCAGTACGACCAGGTCAACGGCATCAGCGAACCCGTCAAACCCGAGTGGATAGTCGGGGTCGCGCGCGTCAGAATCCCGTATCTCGGCTGGGTCCGACTCGGCGTGTCGAGTCTTGTCCTCGACACGACGCCGATGGTGACAGTCGACGACGGCCGGGCCGCCGTCGGCGGACCGACGGCCGCGTAG
- a CDS encoding OapC/ArvC family zinc-ribbon domain-containing protein: MPHQCTNCERVFEDGSKEMLSGCPDCGGNKFQFKPDSATPTPTLDDQSTTATASDPADATATNADSPSADGTSSSSGWTPWPDTQSADTADTDTDYIEAESDPSVLEEDTAQADARSGVVTNDELDDAASPPPSAADAARAIPPDEDSDDGPDIEDLRAELNDQFESIKILEPGQYELNLMELYDRQECIISLQEDGHYVIEVADTWRDDDT; the protein is encoded by the coding sequence ATGCCCCACCAGTGTACGAACTGTGAGCGGGTGTTTGAGGACGGCTCCAAGGAGATGCTCTCGGGCTGTCCCGACTGCGGGGGCAACAAGTTCCAGTTCAAACCCGATTCGGCGACGCCGACGCCGACGCTCGACGACCAGTCGACCACGGCCACCGCGTCCGACCCAGCCGACGCGACGGCGACGAACGCAGATTCACCCTCGGCAGACGGCACGTCGTCCTCATCGGGATGGACCCCGTGGCCCGATACCCAGTCGGCCGACACCGCGGACACCGACACCGACTACATCGAGGCCGAGTCTGACCCGAGCGTCCTCGAGGAGGATACCGCGCAGGCGGACGCACGCAGTGGCGTCGTCACGAACGACGAACTCGACGACGCCGCGTCGCCACCACCGTCCGCCGCCGACGCCGCCCGGGCCATCCCCCCGGACGAGGACTCGGACGATGGTCCCGACATCGAGGACCTGCGCGCCGAACTCAACGACCAGTTCGAGAGCATCAAAATCCTCGAACCGGGACAGTACGAGCTCAACCTGATGGAGCTGTACGACCGCCAGGAGTGCATCATCTCGCTCCAAGAGGACGGTCACTACGTCATCGAAGTCGCCGACACTTGGCGCGACGACGACACGTAA
- a CDS encoding metallophosphoesterase family protein, whose protein sequence is MRLGVISDIHGNRIALDAVLDDMPTVDRLVCAGDVVGYNPWPAACVAAVRERSIPTVMGNHDRAVASETPFRFNSMAAAGVDYAREQLDEDALGWLADLPPTRTVADGRVKLVHGHPDDPDRYTYPEEFSARMLDGEDLLVTGHTHVQGHRVFDGGVVMNPGSVGQPRDGDPDAGYAVVTLDEGTGGDAVTVEERRVGYDIDEVIGAVDDAGLPSRIGTRLLDGQ, encoded by the coding sequence ATGCGACTGGGCGTCATCTCCGACATTCACGGGAACCGAATCGCCCTCGATGCCGTCCTCGACGACATGCCGACGGTGGACCGACTGGTCTGTGCGGGCGACGTGGTGGGGTACAACCCGTGGCCCGCAGCGTGCGTGGCTGCGGTGCGCGAGCGGTCGATACCGACGGTGATGGGCAACCACGACCGGGCCGTCGCGAGCGAGACGCCGTTCCGCTTCAACTCGATGGCGGCCGCGGGTGTCGACTACGCCCGCGAGCAACTGGACGAGGACGCCCTGGGGTGGCTGGCCGACCTGCCGCCGACGCGGACGGTGGCCGACGGGCGGGTGAAACTCGTCCACGGCCACCCGGACGACCCGGACCGCTACACCTACCCCGAGGAGTTCTCGGCGCGGATGCTGGACGGCGAGGACCTCCTAGTGACCGGGCACACGCATGTGCAAGGCCACCGCGTCTTCGACGGGGGCGTCGTGATGAATCCGGGAAGCGTCGGCCAGCCACGGGACGGCGACCCGGACGCGGGGTATGCGGTAGTGACGCTGGACGAGGGGACGGGCGGCGACGCGGTGACGGTCGAGGAGCGACGTGTCGGCTACGACATCGACGAGGTAATCGGCGCCGTCGACGACGCGGGGTTGCCGTCCCGAATCGGGACGCGGTTGCTCGACGGGCAGTAA
- a CDS encoding Cdc6/Cdc18 family protein, whose protein sequence is MDSNDTPPDDHADTENPDETDLHGAPARDRTTDISRDVDIDDVLDDEDDDNQGLFDDLLSGEPIFENKEVLRPSYTPHELPHRNEQINQMATILVSALRGDTPSNILIYGKTGTGKTASAKFVSKELESTSQKYDVPCEVEYINCEVTDTQYRVLAQLANKFIEKNHDVIDDRLDDLRDLRSRVVDDEATLTDTEYGSLDAVDDRIDALETDREEMEPVPMTGWPTDRVYSSFFEAVDYHERVVVIMLDEIDKLVEKSGDDTLYNLSRMNSELETSRISIMGISNDLKFTDFLDPRVKSSLGEEEIVFPPYDANQLRDILQHRADVAFKGNALTEDVIPLCAAFAAQEHGDARRALDLLRTAGELAERGQADTVEESHVRQAQDKIELDRVVEVVRTLPTQSKIVLFAIILLEKNGVHNINTGEVYNIYKRLCEEIDADVLTQRRVTDLISELDMLGIVNAVVVSKGRYGRTKEISLSVPVEETEAVLLSDSRLGDIENAQPFVQARFDN, encoded by the coding sequence ATGGATTCGAACGACACACCGCCGGACGACCACGCCGACACCGAGAACCCGGACGAGACCGATCTACATGGTGCACCCGCGCGTGACCGGACGACGGATATCTCCCGCGACGTCGACATCGACGACGTCCTCGACGACGAGGACGACGACAACCAGGGCCTCTTCGACGACTTGCTCTCTGGCGAGCCTATCTTCGAGAACAAGGAGGTTCTCCGCCCCTCGTACACGCCACACGAACTCCCCCACCGCAACGAACAGATCAATCAGATGGCGACCATCCTCGTCTCGGCGCTCCGAGGCGATACGCCGTCGAACATCCTGATATACGGGAAGACCGGGACGGGTAAGACGGCGAGTGCGAAGTTCGTCAGCAAGGAGCTGGAATCCACCTCCCAGAAGTACGATGTCCCGTGTGAAGTCGAGTACATCAACTGCGAGGTGACCGACACGCAGTATCGCGTCCTTGCGCAACTCGCCAACAAGTTCATCGAGAAGAATCACGACGTCATCGACGACCGACTCGACGACTTGCGCGACCTGCGCTCCCGTGTCGTCGACGACGAGGCGACGCTGACCGACACCGAGTACGGCTCCCTCGACGCCGTCGACGACCGAATCGACGCACTCGAAACGGACCGCGAGGAGATGGAACCGGTCCCCATGACCGGGTGGCCAACCGACCGCGTCTACAGTTCCTTCTTCGAGGCCGTGGACTACCACGAACGCGTGGTCGTCATCATGCTCGACGAAATCGACAAACTCGTCGAGAAATCGGGCGACGACACGCTCTACAACCTCTCGCGGATGAACTCGGAACTCGAAACCTCCCGCATCTCCATCATGGGGATTTCGAACGACCTGAAGTTCACCGACTTCCTCGACCCCCGCGTCAAGTCGAGTCTCGGCGAGGAGGAAATCGTCTTCCCGCCGTACGACGCCAACCAGCTCCGGGACATCCTCCAGCATCGCGCCGACGTGGCGTTCAAGGGCAACGCACTCACCGAGGACGTCATCCCGCTCTGTGCCGCCTTCGCGGCGCAGGAACACGGGGACGCCCGCCGCGCACTTGACTTGCTCCGGACGGCCGGCGAACTCGCCGAGCGCGGCCAAGCCGACACCGTCGAGGAGAGCCACGTCCGGCAAGCCCAGGACAAAATCGAACTCGACCGGGTTGTCGAGGTGGTACGCACGCTCCCCACCCAGTCGAAAATCGTCCTCTTCGCCATCATCCTCCTCGAGAAAAACGGCGTCCACAACATCAACACGGGCGAGGTGTACAACATCTACAAGCGCCTGTGCGAGGAAATCGACGCCGACGTACTGACCCAACGCCGCGTCACGGACCTCATCTCCGAACTCGACATGCTCGGCATCGTCAACGCCGTCGTCGTGAGCAAGGGTCGCTACGGCCGAACCAAGGAAATCAGCCTCTCGGTTCCAGTCGAAGAGACGGAGGCCGTCCTCCTCTCCGATTCGCGACTGGGCGACATCGAGAACGCCCAACCCTTCGTGCAGGCGCGCTTCGACAACTGA
- a CDS encoding sensor histidine kinase, with protein sequence MIDAALPAWPAIGSLAAGVGSLSLLRFVYHYRDRPGALWFLGVLVAQALWCLAYGVGLLLFDPALRLAFELAMWVGIVWTGLTFLAFALEYTGRGGLVSGRALAWFLGAGVAASILVVTNPLHRLLWTGFRLDPVFGVATVRYTLLPPAYLLIGVSTLAVVVSVVLLVDTFLNYGPLYRRETAAVAVSALPPGLALLVWAGGLGPVPQLSLAPIMFIPHVALDAYAFGRAEMFERDPTTVRAAERTAIDDLADPILVVDRDERIVRLNPAARRAFVADGAIDRTLDSVLGVSLDDDDIGPITATVDGEQRTYAVSVSPLSDPAETHVGWTVVCSDVTERERQRQQLEVLNRILRHNLRNDAGVVHGYADMLVDRLDDPQLHRMADAIERRSAALESLGEKARTVDTLLEGERAAPLAVGPLVDGVVADARADAPDAQISLDVRADVTATLPERTFEAAVENLVENAVRHHDGEGVERPDGDPWVSVTVERDEETLVVRVDDDGPGIPDAERAAIEAGEETDLQHGSGLGLWVVHWAVNALGGTVEYADREPRGTAVTLRVPIDAAESAT encoded by the coding sequence ATGATCGACGCCGCGCTCCCCGCTTGGCCCGCCATCGGGTCGCTCGCCGCCGGCGTCGGCTCTCTCTCGCTCCTCCGGTTCGTCTATCACTACCGGGACCGACCCGGGGCCCTGTGGTTTCTGGGCGTCCTCGTCGCGCAGGCGCTCTGGTGTCTCGCCTACGGTGTCGGCCTCCTGCTGTTCGACCCCGCGCTCCGTCTCGCGTTCGAACTGGCGATGTGGGTCGGCATCGTCTGGACCGGGCTGACCTTCCTCGCATTCGCGCTGGAGTACACGGGCCGCGGCGGACTCGTCTCCGGGCGCGCGCTCGCGTGGTTTCTCGGCGCCGGCGTCGCCGCCTCCATTCTCGTCGTCACCAACCCCCTTCATCGCCTGCTGTGGACGGGATTTCGACTCGACCCCGTGTTCGGCGTCGCCACCGTCCGCTACACCCTCCTGCCGCCGGCGTATCTCCTCATCGGCGTGTCGACGCTCGCCGTCGTCGTGAGCGTCGTCCTCCTCGTGGACACTTTCCTCAACTACGGCCCGCTGTACCGCCGAGAGACGGCCGCCGTCGCCGTCAGCGCGCTCCCGCCCGGACTGGCGCTTCTCGTGTGGGCCGGTGGCCTCGGCCCCGTGCCCCAGCTGTCGCTCGCGCCCATCATGTTCATCCCCCACGTCGCCCTCGACGCCTACGCCTTCGGGCGCGCGGAGATGTTCGAGCGCGACCCGACGACGGTCCGGGCGGCGGAGCGCACCGCCATCGACGACTTGGCCGACCCCATCCTCGTCGTCGACCGCGACGAGCGAATCGTCCGCCTCAACCCCGCGGCTCGCCGGGCGTTCGTCGCCGACGGCGCCATCGACCGAACCCTCGACTCGGTGCTCGGCGTTTCGCTCGACGACGACGACATCGGCCCCATCACCGCCACCGTCGACGGCGAGCAGCGAACCTACGCCGTCTCGGTGTCGCCGCTCTCGGACCCCGCGGAGACACACGTCGGCTGGACCGTCGTCTGCTCGGACGTGACCGAACGGGAGCGCCAGCGCCAGCAACTCGAAGTCCTCAACCGCATCCTCCGGCACAACCTCCGGAACGACGCGGGCGTCGTCCACGGCTACGCCGACATGCTCGTCGACCGGTTGGACGACCCCCAGTTGCACCGCATGGCCGACGCCATCGAGCGTCGGTCCGCCGCCCTCGAATCGCTGGGCGAGAAGGCCCGCACCGTGGATACGCTCTTGGAGGGGGAACGGGCCGCGCCGCTCGCGGTCGGTCCGCTCGTCGACGGCGTCGTCGCCGACGCGCGGGCCGACGCCCCCGACGCCCAGATATCGCTCGACGTTCGCGCCGACGTGACGGCGACGCTCCCTGAACGCACCTTCGAGGCGGCCGTCGAGAATCTCGTCGAGAACGCCGTCCGCCACCACGACGGGGAGGGCGTGGAACGCCCCGACGGCGACCCGTGGGTCAGCGTGACCGTCGAACGCGATGAGGAAACGCTGGTCGTGCGCGTCGACGACGACGGCCCGGGCATCCCCGACGCCGAGCGCGCCGCCATCGAAGCCGGCGAGGAGACGGACCTCCAGCACGGCTCCGGACTGGGACTGTGGGTCGTCCACTGGGCGGTGAACGCCCTCGGCGGCACCGTCGAGTACGCTGACCGCGAGCCTCGGGGTACCGCCGTCACGCTTCGGGTCCCCATCGACGCCGCCGAGTCGGCGACCTGA
- a CDS encoding IMP cyclohydrolase, which produces MYIGRFIVVGPGVGAYRVSSRSFPNRQIVERDGTLTVTPTPDAPETDNPYIAYNCVRESDGRAVLGNGSHVDPITEKLDMGYPARDALATALLSLDYEKDDYDTPRVAGVVGAEAATVGIVRRDALLVEEVSEPTLVATYEEDDPRAFDFEAATADAAAREAYDADFEHAVCAAGISVDDTVETSVVNGDDA; this is translated from the coding sequence ATGTACATCGGACGTTTCATCGTCGTCGGCCCGGGGGTCGGCGCCTACCGCGTCTCCTCCCGGTCGTTCCCGAACCGACAAATCGTCGAGCGCGACGGCACGCTCACCGTCACGCCGACGCCGGACGCCCCGGAGACGGACAATCCCTACATCGCGTACAACTGCGTCCGCGAGAGCGACGGGCGGGCCGTCCTCGGCAACGGCAGCCACGTCGACCCGATTACGGAGAAACTCGACATGGGCTACCCCGCCCGCGACGCGCTGGCGACGGCGCTCCTATCCCTCGACTACGAGAAAGACGACTATGACACGCCCCGAGTTGCGGGCGTCGTCGGTGCGGAGGCGGCGACGGTGGGCATCGTCCGCCGGGACGCCCTGCTGGTCGAGGAAGTGTCGGAACCGACGCTCGTCGCCACCTACGAAGAGGACGACCCGCGGGCGTTCGACTTCGAGGCGGCGACGGCCGACGCCGCGGCCCGCGAGGCGTACGACGCCGACTTCGAGCACGCGGTCTGTGCAGCAGGTATCAGCGTCGACGACACCGTCGAGACGAGCGTCGTGAACGGCGACGACGCCTAG
- a CDS encoding DNA-directed DNA polymerase II small subunit, translating to MPLETPARIVRELAQRGYNAEREAVTLLAGADDSAAALDAAVEAAPDDALRLTADHARTAVERVATAATDGPSPTPTDTADQHPSVSTPSSPSNSGNQAKNAPLETKGNAAETQAVGADSDTTAEAVDRAIDIAGDITGRSTGTGEYGDFVSVFRDRYEKLSGKLRGRVNHRPASAVADMTGGSDVAMIGLVNDVRSSANGHWIVELEDTTGTFPCLVTKDRDIAGLVDELLLDECIAIEGTLSDDAGIVFVDSLHFPDVPRTYKPSTADRHVQAALISDVHVGSQEFMADAWHRFADWLHTDEAEAVEYLLIAGDMVEGVGVYPDQDEELDIVDIYDQYDRFSEYLKEVPGDLDIVMIPGNHDAVRLAEPQPGFDEELRDIMSAHDPRIVGNPATVTVEGVSILMYHGVSLDEVIAELPEDKASYDDPHHAMYHLLKKRHVAPKYGGHMRLAPEEEDYLVIEDVPDVFHTGHVHKLGYGKYHNVLSVNSGCWQAQTAFQKSVNIDPDAGFAPIVDLDTLDLTVRKFA from the coding sequence GTGCCTCTGGAGACCCCCGCCCGCATCGTCCGCGAACTCGCCCAGCGGGGCTACAACGCCGAACGCGAAGCCGTGACGCTCCTCGCGGGCGCCGACGACTCGGCGGCCGCCCTTGACGCCGCCGTCGAGGCGGCGCCGGATGACGCCCTCCGACTCACCGCCGACCACGCTCGGACGGCAGTCGAGCGAGTGGCCACCGCCGCGACCGACGGGCCGTCTCCGACTCCGACCGACACCGCAGACCAACACCCCTCCGTTTCGACTCCATCGTCCCCATCCAACTCGGGGAATCAGGCTAAAAACGCTCCACTCGAAACGAAGGGGAACGCCGCGGAGACGCAGGCGGTCGGCGCCGACTCGGACACCACAGCCGAGGCCGTCGACCGCGCTATCGACATCGCTGGCGACATCACTGGGCGAAGCACCGGAACCGGCGAGTACGGCGACTTCGTCTCCGTCTTTCGCGACCGCTACGAGAAGCTCTCGGGGAAGCTCCGGGGGCGGGTGAACCACCGTCCGGCGTCCGCCGTCGCGGACATGACCGGCGGCAGCGACGTGGCGATGATCGGCCTAGTGAACGACGTGCGCTCCTCCGCGAACGGTCACTGGATCGTCGAACTCGAAGATACGACCGGGACCTTTCCCTGCCTCGTCACGAAAGACCGCGACATCGCCGGCCTCGTCGACGAGCTCCTCCTGGACGAGTGTATCGCCATCGAGGGGACCCTCTCCGACGACGCGGGCATCGTCTTCGTCGACTCGCTTCACTTCCCGGACGTGCCCCGGACGTACAAGCCCTCGACCGCCGACCGCCACGTGCAGGCGGCGCTCATCTCCGACGTCCACGTCGGGAGTCAGGAGTTCATGGCCGACGCCTGGCATCGCTTCGCCGACTGGCTCCACACCGACGAGGCCGAGGCGGTCGAATACCTCCTCATCGCGGGCGACATGGTCGAGGGCGTCGGCGTCTACCCTGACCAGGACGAGGAGCTCGACATCGTCGACATCTACGACCAGTACGACCGCTTCTCGGAGTACCTGAAGGAAGTCCCCGGCGACTTGGACATCGTCATGATTCCGGGTAACCACGACGCCGTCCGCCTCGCGGAGCCACAACCCGGCTTCGACGAGGAACTTCGCGACATCATGTCCGCCCACGACCCCCGAATCGTCGGCAACCCCGCCACCGTCACGGTCGAGGGTGTCTCCATCCTCATGTACCACGGCGTCTCGCTCGACGAGGTCATCGCCGAACTCCCCGAGGACAAGGCGAGTTACGACGACCCCCACCACGCGATGTACCACCTGCTGAAGAAGCGTCACGTCGCACCGAAGTACGGCGGCCACATGCGCCTCGCACCGGAGGAGGAGGACTACCTCGTCATCGAGGACGTGCCCGACGTGTTCCACACGGGCCACGTCCACAAGTTGGGCTACGGCAAGTACCACAACGTCCTCTCGGTCAACAGCGGGTGCTGGCAGGCGCAGACGGCGTTCCAGAAGAGCGTCAACATCGACCCCGACGCCGGCTTTGCCCCCATTGTCGACCTCGATACGCTCGATTTGACCGTCCGGAAGTTCGCCTAA
- a CDS encoding Era-like GTP-binding protein — MGLLTGLRDSIGRVTERLFSASDPKRIGIYGPPNAGKTTLANRIARDWTGDAIGPESHVPHETRRARRKENVEIERNGRTVTIDIVDTPGVTTKVDYKEFLEHDIDEEDAVRRSREATEGVAEAMHWLREDVDGVIYVLDSTEDPFTQVNTMLIGIIESQELPVLILANKTDLEDSNIKRIEDAFPQHETIPLSALEGDNMDEVYDQIAEYFG, encoded by the coding sequence ATGGGACTGCTCACAGGACTCAGAGACAGCATCGGACGAGTTACAGAACGACTGTTCTCGGCCAGCGACCCGAAACGCATCGGGATCTATGGCCCGCCGAACGCCGGGAAAACTACGCTCGCGAACCGTATCGCGCGCGACTGGACGGGTGACGCCATCGGCCCGGAGAGCCACGTCCCCCACGAAACCCGGCGCGCACGGCGCAAGGAGAACGTCGAAATCGAACGCAACGGTCGCACCGTCACCATCGACATCGTCGACACGCCGGGGGTCACGACGAAAGTCGACTACAAGGAGTTCCTCGAACACGACATCGACGAGGAGGACGCCGTTCGGCGTTCGCGCGAGGCGACGGAGGGTGTCGCCGAGGCGATGCACTGGCTTCGCGAGGACGTCGACGGCGTCATCTACGTCCTCGACAGCACGGAGGACCCGTTCACGCAGGTGAACACGATGCTCATCGGCATCATCGAGAGCCAGGAGCTGCCGGTGCTCATCCTCGCGAACAAGACGGACCTTGAGGATTCGAACATCAAGCGCATCGAGGACGCTTTCCCGCAACACGAGACGATACCGCTGTCGGCGCTCGAAGGTGACAACATGGACGAAGTGTACGACCAAATCGCGGAGTACTTCGGGTGA